One part of the Amblyraja radiata isolate CabotCenter1 chromosome 43, sAmbRad1.1.pri, whole genome shotgun sequence genome encodes these proteins:
- the LOC116968001 gene encoding trypsin-like encodes MKTLLLLVFLGLASATGDVSIVGGYECRKHAVPWIVPLNVGYHLCGRSLITPRWVVSATHCYRSGRDIHVRLGEHDITATEGSEQFINSEMVTGHPKYDYYTQDNDIMLIKLSRPAAMDSNVVALPLPVHCAQTGDMCLISGWGNTLDTAASGHQLQCLDAPVLSDADCYYPGMITDNMTTGPEGGDSGGPVVCDGVLQGVVSWGYGCADRDHPGVYTRVCHYVSWINNTIAAN; translated from the exons ATGAAGACCCTTCTGCTTCTCGTCTTCCTCGGACTCGCCT CGGCCACCGGCGATGTCAGTATCGTGGGCGGTTACGAGTGCCGTAAACACGCCGTTCCCTGGATCGTGCCGCTCAACGTCGGTTACCATCTGTGCGGCCGTTCCCTGATCACCCCGCGCTGGGTTGTGTCCGCAACTCATTGTTACCGCTCGGGGAG GGACATACATGTTCGTCTGGGCGAACATGATATCACGGCTACGGAGGGGTCGGAACAGTTCATCAACTCGGAGATGGTGACCGGACATCCCAAATACGATTACTACACCCAGGACAACGACATCATGTTGATCAAACTGTCCCGGCCCGCTGCCATGGACAGCAATGTGGtcgcccttcccctgcccgtccattGCGCCCAGACCGGCGACATGTGTCTCATCTCCGGCTGGGGTAACACCTTGGACACGG CGGCAAgcggccaccagcttcagtgtttGGACGCCCCGGTTCTGAGTGACGCGGACTGTTACTACCCGGGAATGATCACTGACAACATGACAacaggaccagagggt GGTGATTCTGGCGGGCCGGTGGTGTGTGACGGAGTGCTCCAGGGAGTGGTGTCGTGGGGTTACGGCTGTGCTGACAGGGACCATCCCGGCGTGTACACTCGCGTCTGCCACTACGTCTCCTGGATCAACAACACCATCGCGGCAAACTGA